One genomic segment of Actinoplanes ianthinogenes includes these proteins:
- a CDS encoding steroid 3-ketoacyl-CoA thiolase, with product MGAPVLVEAVRTPIGRRGGVLSGLHPAELLGTTQRALLDRAGLDPARVEQAIGGCVTQAGEQSNNVTRTAWLHAGLPHTTGCATVDAQCGSAQHATHLIAGLIAAGAIEAGVACGVESMSRVPLRANLGDAGLPRPGSWDLDLPNQYVAAERIADRRGLTRADLDRFGVRSQANAARAWREGRFDREVTPVGTVDRDQGLRETTLAGLAGLRPVLPDGRHTAGTSSQISDGAAAVLLMDDGLARQLGLRPRARIRAQCLIGAEPYYHLDGPIAATDRVLARTGMKIEDIDVVEVNEAFASVVLSWLSVHQADPDRVNVNGGAIALGHPVGSTGARLLTTALHELERSGGATALITMCAGGAMSTATILERV from the coding sequence ATGGGTGCTCCAGTGCTCGTCGAGGCGGTCCGCACGCCGATCGGCCGCCGCGGCGGCGTGCTCTCCGGCCTGCACCCCGCCGAGTTGCTCGGCACGACCCAGCGCGCGCTGCTCGACCGCGCCGGGCTCGACCCCGCCCGGGTCGAGCAGGCCATCGGCGGCTGCGTCACACAGGCCGGCGAGCAGTCGAACAACGTGACGCGTACCGCCTGGCTGCACGCCGGCCTGCCGCACACCACCGGCTGCGCCACCGTCGACGCCCAGTGCGGCTCCGCCCAGCACGCCACCCACCTGATCGCCGGACTGATCGCGGCCGGCGCCATCGAGGCCGGCGTCGCCTGCGGCGTCGAGTCGATGAGCCGCGTCCCGCTGCGCGCCAACCTCGGCGACGCCGGCCTGCCCCGCCCCGGCTCGTGGGACCTCGACCTGCCGAACCAGTACGTCGCGGCCGAGCGGATCGCCGACCGGCGCGGGCTGACCCGGGCGGATCTGGACCGGTTCGGTGTGCGCTCGCAGGCCAACGCGGCCCGGGCGTGGCGGGAGGGGCGCTTCGACCGCGAGGTGACGCCGGTCGGGACCGTCGACCGCGACCAGGGGCTGCGCGAGACCACCCTGGCCGGGCTGGCCGGGTTGCGCCCGGTGCTGCCGGACGGCCGGCACACCGCCGGCACCTCCTCGCAGATCTCCGACGGCGCCGCGGCCGTGCTGCTGATGGACGACGGCCTGGCCCGGCAGCTGGGGCTGCGGCCGCGGGCCCGGATCCGGGCGCAGTGCCTGATCGGCGCGGAGCCGTATTACCACCTGGACGGGCCGATCGCCGCCACCGACCGGGTGCTGGCCCGCACCGGCATGAAGATCGAGGACATCGACGTGGTCGAGGTGAACGAGGCGTTCGCCAGTGTGGTCCTCTCCTGGCTGAGCGTGCACCAGGCCGACCCGGACCGGGTCAACGTCAACGGCGGCGCCATCGCCCTCGGCCACCCGGTCGGCAGCACCGGCGCCCGGCTGCTCACCACGGCCCTGCACGAGCTGGAACGCTCGGGCGGCGCCACCGCCCTGATCACCATGTGCGCCGGCGGCGCGATGTCCACCGCCACCATCCTCGAACGTGTCTGA
- a CDS encoding SecDF P1 head subdomain-containing protein, translated as MVVLLGAAGTAIGLIGQIPVLALIGGVLTVVGVPGLVIAQRSTARSGPAAPRAARSGSSTFWVWGGVVVAVAVVAGLLIAHPWSDEDDQQVKPGAAKTPLDFYVVQEVTPGACTAETPGQQYTAADGSSCLKVSAAGGFSVRQLDQIRVQNDPDFGGWTVSVTFADQDGAHFSDLTAQVSAQPEPRNQLAIVMGSKMLSNPTVIERIPSGTAMIGGRMSQDEAQSLARELGAP; from the coding sequence GTGGTCGTTCTCCTCGGAGCGGCCGGAACTGCGATCGGCCTGATCGGACAGATCCCCGTGCTGGCCCTGATCGGCGGCGTGCTGACCGTCGTGGGCGTGCCGGGGCTGGTGATCGCGCAACGGTCCACCGCACGCTCCGGCCCGGCCGCGCCGCGTGCCGCGCGGAGCGGGTCGTCGACGTTCTGGGTGTGGGGCGGCGTCGTGGTCGCGGTGGCGGTGGTCGCCGGGCTGCTGATCGCGCACCCGTGGTCGGACGAGGACGACCAGCAGGTCAAGCCGGGGGCCGCGAAGACGCCGCTGGACTTCTACGTGGTGCAGGAGGTCACCCCGGGGGCGTGCACGGCGGAGACGCCGGGGCAGCAGTACACCGCGGCCGACGGCAGCAGTTGTCTGAAGGTGTCGGCCGCCGGCGGGTTCTCGGTGCGGCAGCTGGACCAGATCCGGGTGCAGAACGATCCGGACTTCGGCGGCTGGACGGTCTCGGTGACCTTCGCCGACCAGGACGGCGCCCACTTCAGCGACCTGACCGCCCAGGTGAGCGCCCAGCCCGAGCCGCGCAACCAACTCGCCATCGTGATGGGGTCCAAGATGCTCAGCAACCCGACCGTCATCGAGCGCATCCCCAGCGGCACGGCGATGATCGGGGGCCGGATGTCCCAGGACGAGGCCCAGTCGCTGGCCCGCGAACTCGGCGCGCCCTGA
- a CDS encoding SDR family oxidoreductase yields MTPAAPAGSPRAPAGHDLLTGKVVVVTASAGTGIGAAIAERCLAEGARVVLSDRHERRLAEAHERLTKAYANRVLSLVCDVTDDRDVRGLVSGAAREFGRLDVMINNAGLGGERAVDEMTDDEWGRVLDVTLTGTFRCTRAALRQMIAQGGGGAVVNNASVLGWRAQAGQAHYAAAKAGVMAFTRCAALDVAAHGIRVNAVAPSLAMHANLSRVIGEPELAGLARREAFGRAAQPWEVATVVAFLASDYASYLTGEVISVSSQHP; encoded by the coding sequence ATGACGCCGGCCGCGCCGGCCGGATCGCCGAGGGCGCCGGCCGGGCATGACCTGCTGACCGGCAAGGTCGTGGTGGTGACCGCGTCAGCCGGCACCGGGATCGGCGCCGCCATCGCCGAGCGCTGCCTCGCCGAGGGGGCCCGGGTGGTGCTCAGCGACCGGCACGAGCGGCGTCTGGCCGAGGCGCACGAGCGCTTGACGAAGGCGTACGCAAATCGGGTCTTGTCCCTGGTCTGTGATGTCACGGACGACCGTGACGTGCGGGGTCTCGTGAGCGGCGCGGCCCGGGAGTTCGGGCGGCTGGACGTCATGATCAACAACGCCGGGCTGGGTGGCGAGCGGGCCGTCGACGAGATGACCGACGACGAGTGGGGCCGGGTGCTGGACGTGACGCTGACCGGCACGTTCCGGTGCACGCGGGCGGCGCTGCGGCAGATGATCGCGCAGGGCGGCGGGGGAGCGGTGGTGAACAACGCCTCGGTGCTCGGCTGGCGCGCGCAGGCCGGGCAGGCACATTACGCGGCGGCGAAGGCCGGGGTGATGGCCTTCACCCGGTGTGCCGCGCTGGACGTCGCCGCGCACGGCATCCGGGTCAACGCGGTGGCTCCCAGCCTCGCCATGCACGCCAACCTGAGCAGGGTGATCGGTGAGCCGGAGCTGGCCGGGCTGGCCCGGCGCGAGGCGTTCGGCCGGGCCGCGCAGCCGTGGGAGGTGGCGACCGTGGTGGCGTTCCTGGCCAGCGACTACGCGTCCTACCTCACCGGCGAGGTGATCTCGGTGAGCAGCCAGCACCCCTGA
- a CDS encoding acyl-CoA dehydrogenase family protein produces MEDDREFRREIRDWLAANVTDDLRGAGGAGRESEAFERRLAFTRRLAAAGWSTLAWPVEHGGRGASLHRQVIFHEEYAMAGAPGRVDHIGVTMVGPTLMQLGTDRQRARFLPGIAAATELWCQGYSEPGAGSDLAAVTTRAELDGDHWVLTGQKVWTSLAHVADWCFVLARTAPVPEGASRHAGLSYLLVPMRQPGVTVRPIRQLTGDSEFNEVFFDGARTERDLVVGEPGQGWRVAMATLGFERGAATVGQQVGFQRDLDDLVALARRTGATADPAVRERLTRAWIDLTVLRAHTLRLLSGPPSAGAATVIKLLWSRWRQGLGELAMTVLGPAGVAAAPGDDAPATPGRARDTTRPTAGEVDRWRRLFLFSRADTIYGGSNEIQRGILAERVLGLPRQDRR; encoded by the coding sequence GTGGAGGACGACCGGGAGTTCAGACGCGAGATCCGGGACTGGCTCGCCGCGAACGTGACCGACGACCTGCGGGGCGCCGGCGGCGCGGGCCGGGAGAGCGAGGCTTTCGAGAGACGTCTCGCCTTCACCCGCCGGCTGGCCGCCGCGGGCTGGAGCACGCTGGCCTGGCCGGTCGAGCACGGTGGCCGGGGCGCCTCCCTGCACCGGCAGGTCATCTTCCACGAGGAGTATGCGATGGCCGGCGCCCCCGGCCGGGTCGACCACATCGGTGTCACCATGGTCGGTCCCACCCTCATGCAGCTCGGCACCGACCGGCAGCGGGCGCGGTTCCTGCCCGGCATCGCCGCGGCCACCGAGCTGTGGTGCCAGGGTTACTCGGAGCCCGGCGCCGGCTCCGATCTGGCCGCCGTCACCACCCGTGCCGAGCTCGACGGCGACCACTGGGTGCTCACCGGGCAGAAGGTGTGGACGTCCCTGGCCCACGTGGCCGACTGGTGCTTCGTGCTGGCCCGCACCGCGCCGGTCCCGGAGGGCGCCTCCCGCCACGCCGGTTTGTCGTACCTGTTGGTGCCGATGCGCCAGCCCGGCGTCACGGTCCGGCCGATCCGCCAGCTGACCGGGGACAGCGAGTTCAACGAGGTGTTCTTCGACGGCGCCCGCACCGAGCGGGACCTGGTCGTCGGCGAGCCCGGCCAGGGCTGGCGGGTGGCGATGGCGACGCTCGGCTTCGAACGCGGCGCGGCCACCGTCGGCCAGCAGGTCGGCTTCCAGCGTGACCTGGACGACCTGGTGGCGCTGGCCCGGCGCACCGGCGCGACCGCCGACCCGGCCGTCCGCGAGCGGCTGACCCGGGCGTGGATCGACCTGACCGTGCTGCGGGCGCACACCCTGCGGCTGCTGTCCGGGCCGCCGTCGGCGGGTGCGGCCACGGTCATCAAGCTGCTCTGGTCGCGCTGGCGGCAGGGGCTCGGCGAGCTGGCCATGACCGTGCTCGGGCCGGCCGGCGTGGCGGCGGCCCCGGGCGACGACGCGCCCGCGACGCCGGGGCGGGCCCGGGACACGACCCGGCCCACCGCCGGTGAGGTGGATCGCTGGCGGCGGTTGTTCCTGTTCAGCCGGGCCGACACGATCTACGGCGGGTCGAACGAGATCCAGCGCGGCATCCTCGCCGAGCGAGTCCTCGGCCTGCCCCGGCAGGACCGCCGATGA
- a CDS encoding FadD3 family acyl-CoA ligase, with protein MTSTIPAALARAAASFGSAAALGPLSYRELLGEVRRVARALIAGGLRPGDRLALWAPNSVEWVLTALGVSCAGGTLVPVNTRFTGVEALDVVRRSDARALVVVGPFLGTDRLAALVAAAAEEGVALPRLIVTLPVDAEGRTPSSAAERDPRAGRDPADRDARTGRDAAAPDGWAAFLAAGESVPGSEADARAAAVSPDDVADILFTSGTTGRSKGVMSAHRQSLAVAAAWAGIAGLGPDDRYLVVNPFFHSFGLKAGILACLVSGATIVPQAVFDVPRVMERIGAERITVLPGPPTLYTSLMDHPEAGRHDLSSLRLAVTGAATVPPALVERMRKELGAEVLTAYGLTEAVVATMCRPGDAARTVAETCGRAAAGFEVRIDDADGQVLLRGPNVMLGYLDDPEATAEAIDADGWLHTGDVGRLDEDGYLTITDRLKDMYICGGFNVYPAEVERTLARLPQVAESAVIGVPDRRLGEVGRAFVVCRPGRSLTEPEVIEFCRGRLAGYKVPRAVELRTELPHNASGKVLKYLLRAEAGDG; from the coding sequence ATGACCTCGACGATCCCGGCGGCCCTGGCGCGCGCGGCCGCCTCCTTCGGCTCGGCGGCGGCCCTCGGTCCGCTCAGCTATCGGGAGCTGCTCGGTGAGGTGCGGCGGGTGGCGCGGGCCCTGATCGCGGGCGGGCTGCGGCCCGGCGACCGGCTCGCGCTCTGGGCGCCCAACTCGGTGGAGTGGGTGCTGACCGCGCTCGGGGTGAGTTGTGCGGGCGGCACGCTGGTCCCGGTCAACACCCGGTTCACCGGGGTGGAGGCGCTCGACGTGGTGCGGCGCAGCGACGCCCGGGCGCTCGTCGTCGTCGGGCCGTTCCTCGGCACCGACAGGCTCGCCGCGCTGGTCGCTGCCGCGGCCGAGGAGGGCGTGGCCCTCCCCCGGCTGATCGTGACCCTGCCCGTGGACGCGGAGGGCCGCACCCCGTCGTCCGCGGCCGAGCGCGATCCCCGGGCAGGCAGAGACCCGGCAGACCGCGATGCCCGGACCGGCAGAGACGCGGCGGCGCCTGACGGCTGGGCTGCCTTTCTCGCGGCGGGTGAGTCGGTGCCCGGGAGTGAGGCTGACGCGCGGGCCGCGGCGGTGTCGCCCGACGACGTCGCGGACATCCTGTTCACGTCCGGGACGACCGGGCGGAGCAAGGGCGTGATGAGCGCGCATCGGCAGTCGCTGGCCGTCGCCGCGGCCTGGGCCGGCATCGCCGGGCTCGGGCCGGACGACCGCTACCTGGTGGTCAACCCGTTCTTCCACAGCTTCGGCCTCAAGGCGGGCATCCTCGCCTGCCTGGTCAGCGGCGCCACCATCGTGCCGCAGGCGGTGTTCGACGTGCCGCGGGTGATGGAGCGGATCGGCGCCGAGCGGATCACCGTGCTGCCCGGCCCGCCCACGCTCTACACCAGCCTGATGGACCATCCGGAGGCGGGCCGCCACGACCTGTCCAGCCTGCGGCTCGCGGTGACCGGGGCGGCCACGGTGCCGCCCGCGCTGGTCGAGCGGATGCGCAAGGAGCTCGGCGCGGAGGTGCTCACGGCGTACGGATTGACCGAAGCGGTCGTGGCCACCATGTGCCGTCCCGGCGACGCGGCCCGGACCGTGGCCGAGACCTGCGGGCGCGCCGCGGCCGGGTTCGAGGTCCGGATCGACGACGCCGACGGCCAGGTGCTGCTGCGCGGGCCGAACGTGATGCTCGGTTACCTCGACGACCCGGAGGCCACCGCCGAGGCGATCGACGCCGACGGCTGGCTGCACACCGGCGACGTCGGCCGGCTCGACGAGGACGGCTACCTGACGATCACCGACCGGCTCAAGGACATGTACATCTGCGGCGGCTTCAACGTGTATCCGGCCGAGGTGGAGCGCACCCTGGCCCGGCTGCCGCAGGTCGCCGAGTCCGCCGTGATCGGGGTGCCGGACCGGCGGCTCGGCGAGGTCGGCAGGGCGTTCGTGGTGTGCCGCCCGGGACGGTCGCTGACCGAGCCCGAGGTGATCGAGTTCTGCCGGGGGCGGCTGGCCGGCTACAAGGTGCCGCGCGCCGTCGAGCTGCGGACCGAGCTGCCGCACAACGCGTCGGGCAAGGTCCTCAAATATCTGCTGCGCGCGGAGGCGGGCGATGGCTGA
- a CDS encoding enoyl-CoA hydratase, protein MADEVLYERRGGIAVVTMNRPRYRNAQNSAMTYALDAAFSRAVDDPGVRVIVLAGAGEHFSAGHDIGSPGRDADTSFPRRATIWWDHTERAGADRRYAREMEVYLGMCRRWREIPKPLVAMVQGACVAGGMMLAWVCDLIVAAEDAFFADPVLRMGIPGVEYFAHPWMLGPRLAREVLFTGDRFDALRAYEIGMVNRVVPRADLEPAVIALAERVAAMPPFGLALAKRALNQCEDLMGMRAGMDAVFGLHHLAHAHNAEVTGDPLAGLDPKAMKR, encoded by the coding sequence ATGGCTGACGAGGTGCTCTACGAACGCCGGGGCGGGATCGCGGTCGTGACGATGAACCGGCCGCGGTACCGCAACGCGCAGAACTCGGCGATGACCTACGCGCTGGACGCCGCGTTCAGCCGGGCCGTGGACGACCCCGGCGTACGGGTGATCGTGCTGGCCGGGGCGGGTGAGCACTTCTCGGCGGGCCACGACATCGGCTCGCCCGGGCGGGACGCGGACACCTCGTTCCCGCGCCGGGCGACGATCTGGTGGGACCACACCGAGCGGGCCGGGGCGGACCGGCGCTACGCCCGCGAGATGGAGGTCTATCTGGGCATGTGCCGGCGGTGGCGGGAGATCCCGAAACCGCTCGTCGCCATGGTGCAGGGCGCCTGCGTGGCCGGCGGGATGATGCTGGCCTGGGTGTGCGATCTGATCGTGGCGGCCGAGGACGCGTTCTTCGCCGATCCGGTGCTGCGGATGGGCATTCCCGGGGTGGAGTACTTCGCGCATCCGTGGATGCTGGGGCCTCGCCTCGCCCGGGAGGTGCTGTTCACCGGCGACCGCTTCGACGCGCTCCGGGCGTACGAAATAGGCATGGTCAATCGGGTCGTGCCCCGCGCGGACCTGGAACCGGCGGTGATCGCGCTCGCCGAGCGGGTCGCCGCGATGCCCCCGTTCGGGCTGGCGCTGGCCAAGCGCGCGCTGAACCAGTGCGAGGACCTGATGGGGATGCGCGCCGGGATGGACGCGGTCTTCGGCCTGCACCACCTGGCCCACGCGCACAACGCCGAGGTCACCGGCGACCCGCTGGCCGGGCTGGATCCGAAGGCCATGAAGCGGTGA